The Phyllostomus discolor isolate MPI-MPIP mPhyDis1 chromosome 4, mPhyDis1.pri.v3, whole genome shotgun sequence genome window below encodes:
- the PNKD gene encoding probable hydrolase PNKD isoform X3: protein MAAVVAATALKGRGARNARVLRGILSGATANKASQNRTRALQSHGSPECKEEPEPLSPELEYIPRKRAKNPMKAVGLAWAIGFPCGILLFILTKREVDKNRLKQMKARQNMRASNTGEYERQRFRASSQHAPSLEAGSGAQT, encoded by the exons ATGGCGGCGGTGGTAGCTGCTACGGCGCTGAAGGGCCGGGGGGCGAGAAATGCCCGCGTCCTCCGGG GGATTCTCTCAGGAGCCACAGCTAACAAAGCTTCCCAGAACAGGACCCGGGCACTGCAAAGCCATGGCTCCCCAGAGTGCAAGGAGGAGCCTGAGCCCCTGTCTCCTGAGCTGGAATACATTCCCAGAAAGAGGGCCAAGAACCCCATGAAAGCTGTGGGACTAGCCTG GGCCATCGGCTTCCCCTGTGGTATCCTCctcttcatcctcaccaagcGGGAAGTGGACAAGAACCGTTTGAAGCAGATGAAGGCTCGGCAGAACATGCGGGCATCCAACACGGGCGAGTATGAGAGGCAGAGGTTCAGGGCCTCCTCCCAACACGCCCCATCTCTAGAAGCTGGGTCTGGGGCGCAGACCTGA
- the LOC114495526 gene encoding angio-associated migratory cell protein isoform X1: MESESESGAAADTPPLETLSFHGDEEIIEVVELDPGPPDPADDLAQEMEDVDFEEEEEEEEGNEEGWVLEPQEGVVGSMEGPDDSEVTFALHSASVFCVSLDPKTNTLAVTGGEDDKAFVWRLSDGELLFECAGHKDSVTCAGFSHDSTLVATGDMSGLLKVWQVDTKEEVWSFEAGDLEWMEWHPRAPVLLAGTADGNTWMWKVPNGDCKTFQGPNCPATCGRVLPDGKRAVVGYEDGTIRIWDLKQGNPIHVLKGTEGHQGPLTCVATNQDGSLVLTGSVDCQAKLVSATTGKVVGVFRPETVASQPNLGEGEESESNSVESLGFCSVMPLAAVGYLDGTLAIYDLSTQTLRHQCQHQSGIVQLLWEAGTAVVYTCSLDGIVRLWDARTGRLLTDYRGHTAEILDFALSKDASLVVTTSGDHKAKVFCVQRPDR; this comes from the exons ATGGAGTCCGAATCGGAAAGCGGGGCTGCCGCTGACACCCCCCCGCTGGAGACCCTAAGCTTCCATGGTGATGAAGAAATTATCGAGGTGGTAGAGCTGGATCCCGGTCCGCCGGACCCGG CAGATGATCTAGCCCAGGAGATGGAAGACGTGGACtttgaagaagaagaggaggaggaggagggcaacgAGGAGGGCTGGGTTTTGGAACCCCAGGAAGGGGTGGTCGGCAGCATGGAGGGCCCAGACGATAGCGAGGTCACCTTTGCACTGCACTCAG CGTCTGTGTTTTGTGTGAGCCTGGATCCCAAGACCAACACCTTGGCGGTGACAGGGGGCGAAGATGACAAAGCCTTCGTGTGGAGGCTCAGCGACGGGGAGCTGCTCTTCGAGTGTGCAG gtcATAAAGACTCTGTAACTTGTGCTGGTTTCAGCCATGACTCCACCCTAGTGGCCACAGGGGACATGAGTGGCCTCCTGAAAGTGTGGCAGGTGGACACCAAGGAGGAGGTCTGGTCCTTTGAAGCAGGCGATCTGGAG TGGATGGAGTGGCACCCTCGGGCACCTGTCCTCCTGGCGGGCACGGCTGATGGCAACACCTGGATGTGGAAGGTCCCGAATGGTGACTGCAAGACCTTCCAGGGTCCCAACTGCCCAGCCACATGTGGCCGAGTCCTCCCCGATG GGAAGAGAGCTGTGGTCGGCTATGAAGATGGCACCATCAGGATTTGGGACCTGAAGCAGGGAAACCCCATCCACGTACTGAAAG GGACTGAGGGTCATCAGGGCCCTCTGACCTGTGTTGCCACCAACCAGGATGGCAGCCTGGTCCTGACCGGCTCCGTGGACTGTCAGGCCAAGTTGGTCAGTGCCACCACCGGCAAG GTGGTGGGTGTTTTCAGGCCCGAGACTGTGGCCTCCCAGCCCAacctgggagaaggggaggagagtgaGTCCAACTCCGTGGAGTCCTTGGGCTTCTGCAGCGT GATGCCTCTGGCAGCTGTCGGCTACCTGGACGGGACCTTGGCCATCTATGACCTGTCTACACAGACCCTCAGGCACCAGTGTCAGCATCAG TCGGGCATcgtgcagctgctgtgggaggCGGGCACCGCTGTGGTTTACACCTGCAGCCTGGACGGCATCGTGCGCCTCTGGGACGCTCGGACCGGCCGCCTGCTGACTGACTACCGGGGCCACACGGCTGAGATCCTGGACTTTGCCCTCAGCAA AGATGCCTCCCTGGTGGTGACCACGTCGGGAGACCACAAAGCAAAAGTATTTTGTGTCCAGAGACCTGACCGCTAG
- the LOC114495526 gene encoding angio-associated migratory cell protein isoform X2, whose amino-acid sequence MESESESGAAADTPPLETLSFHGDEEIIEVVELDPGPPDPDDLAQEMEDVDFEEEEEEEEGNEEGWVLEPQEGVVGSMEGPDDSEVTFALHSASVFCVSLDPKTNTLAVTGGEDDKAFVWRLSDGELLFECAGHKDSVTCAGFSHDSTLVATGDMSGLLKVWQVDTKEEVWSFEAGDLEWMEWHPRAPVLLAGTADGNTWMWKVPNGDCKTFQGPNCPATCGRVLPDGKRAVVGYEDGTIRIWDLKQGNPIHVLKGTEGHQGPLTCVATNQDGSLVLTGSVDCQAKLVSATTGKVVGVFRPETVASQPNLGEGEESESNSVESLGFCSVMPLAAVGYLDGTLAIYDLSTQTLRHQCQHQSGIVQLLWEAGTAVVYTCSLDGIVRLWDARTGRLLTDYRGHTAEILDFALSKDASLVVTTSGDHKAKVFCVQRPDR is encoded by the exons ATGGAGTCCGAATCGGAAAGCGGGGCTGCCGCTGACACCCCCCCGCTGGAGACCCTAAGCTTCCATGGTGATGAAGAAATTATCGAGGTGGTAGAGCTGGATCCCGGTCCGCCGGACCCGG ATGATCTAGCCCAGGAGATGGAAGACGTGGACtttgaagaagaagaggaggaggaggagggcaacgAGGAGGGCTGGGTTTTGGAACCCCAGGAAGGGGTGGTCGGCAGCATGGAGGGCCCAGACGATAGCGAGGTCACCTTTGCACTGCACTCAG CGTCTGTGTTTTGTGTGAGCCTGGATCCCAAGACCAACACCTTGGCGGTGACAGGGGGCGAAGATGACAAAGCCTTCGTGTGGAGGCTCAGCGACGGGGAGCTGCTCTTCGAGTGTGCAG gtcATAAAGACTCTGTAACTTGTGCTGGTTTCAGCCATGACTCCACCCTAGTGGCCACAGGGGACATGAGTGGCCTCCTGAAAGTGTGGCAGGTGGACACCAAGGAGGAGGTCTGGTCCTTTGAAGCAGGCGATCTGGAG TGGATGGAGTGGCACCCTCGGGCACCTGTCCTCCTGGCGGGCACGGCTGATGGCAACACCTGGATGTGGAAGGTCCCGAATGGTGACTGCAAGACCTTCCAGGGTCCCAACTGCCCAGCCACATGTGGCCGAGTCCTCCCCGATG GGAAGAGAGCTGTGGTCGGCTATGAAGATGGCACCATCAGGATTTGGGACCTGAAGCAGGGAAACCCCATCCACGTACTGAAAG GGACTGAGGGTCATCAGGGCCCTCTGACCTGTGTTGCCACCAACCAGGATGGCAGCCTGGTCCTGACCGGCTCCGTGGACTGTCAGGCCAAGTTGGTCAGTGCCACCACCGGCAAG GTGGTGGGTGTTTTCAGGCCCGAGACTGTGGCCTCCCAGCCCAacctgggagaaggggaggagagtgaGTCCAACTCCGTGGAGTCCTTGGGCTTCTGCAGCGT GATGCCTCTGGCAGCTGTCGGCTACCTGGACGGGACCTTGGCCATCTATGACCTGTCTACACAGACCCTCAGGCACCAGTGTCAGCATCAG TCGGGCATcgtgcagctgctgtgggaggCGGGCACCGCTGTGGTTTACACCTGCAGCCTGGACGGCATCGTGCGCCTCTGGGACGCTCGGACCGGCCGCCTGCTGACTGACTACCGGGGCCACACGGCTGAGATCCTGGACTTTGCCCTCAGCAA AGATGCCTCCCTGGTGGTGACCACGTCGGGAGACCACAAAGCAAAAGTATTTTGTGTCCAGAGACCTGACCGCTAG
- the GPBAR1 gene encoding G-protein coupled bile acid receptor 1 → MTPNSTREVPGAVPMGAFGLSLVLASLIVVANLLLALGIAGDRRLRSRPAGCFFLSLLLAGLLTGLALPALPGLWSQSRRGYWSCLFLHLAPNFSFLSLLANLLLVHGERYVAVLRPLRARGSTRLALLLTWAGPLLFASLPALGWNHWAPGANCSSQAVFPAPYLYLEVYGLLLPAVGASAFLSVRVLATARRQLRDIRRLERAVCRGAPSALARALSWRQARAQAGATLLFGLCWGPYVATLLLSVLAYEQRPPLGPGTLLSLISLGSASAAAVPVAMGLGDQRYTAPWRVAAQRWLRVLRGRASRGSPGPSTAYCTSSQSSMDLDLN, encoded by the coding sequence ATGACACCCAACAGCACCAGGGAGGTGCCCGGCGCCGTTCCCATGGGGGCCTTTGGACTCTCCCTGGTCCTGGCTAGCCTCATCGTCGTGGCCAACCTGCTCCTGGCCCTGGGCATCGCCGGCGACCGCCGCCTGCGCAGCCGGCCTGCGGGCTGCTTCTTCCTGAGCCTGCTGCTCGCTGGGCTGCTCACGGGGCTGGCGCTGCCCGCACTGCCAGGCCTGTGGAGCCAGAGCCGCCGAGGCTACTGGTCCTGTCTCTTCCTCCACTTGGCCCCCaacttctccttcctctccctgctcgCCAACCTGCTGCTGGTGCACGGGGAGCGCTACGTGGCCGTGCTGCGGCCCCTCCGGGCCCGTGGGAGCACTCGGCTGGCCCTGCTCCTCACCTGGGCCGGCCCCCTGCTCTTCGCCAGCCTGCCCGCTCTGGGGTGGAACCACTGGGCCCCCGGTGCCAACTGCAGCTCCCAAGCCGTCTTCCCAGCCCCCTACCTCTACCTCGAAGTCTACGGGCTGCTGCTGCCTGCCGTGGGTGCCTCGGCCTTTCTCTCCGTCCGAGTGCTGGCCACTGCCCGCCGCCAGCTACGGGACATCCGCCGGCTGGAGCGGGCAGTGTGCCGCGGGGCGCCCTcggccctggccagggcccttagCTGGAGGCAGGCGAGGGCGCAGGCCGGAGCCACCCTGCTCTTCGGGCTCTGCTGGGGGCCCTACGTGGCCACCCTGCTCCTCTCGGTGCTGGCCTATGAGCAGCGCCCGCCACTGGGGCCCGGAACTCTGCTGTCCCTCATTTCACTGGGCAGTGCCAGCGCAGCGGCTGTGCCTGTGGCCATGGGACTGGGCGACCAGCGCTACACAGCTCCCTGGAGGGTAGCCGCCCAAAGGTGGCTGCGGGTGCTACGGGGGAGAGCCTCCCGGGGCAGTCCCGGCCCCAGCACTGCCTACTGCACCAGCAGCCAAAGCAGCATGGACCTGGACTTGaactag